Proteins from a single region of Pangasianodon hypophthalmus isolate fPanHyp1 chromosome 7, fPanHyp1.pri, whole genome shotgun sequence:
- the LOC113547190 gene encoding uncharacterized protein LOC113547190 → MMTLMWITVMLFNKIANSAAINDINQPNPMITAEVGDNVTLHCFRLREENTEPIVWYKQKVGHEPCVMVTVQQEPNYEDEFKPPKFSIEKKKASCHLKIADVEPSDEAMYYCGLRKFIMRFGKGTFLSVKGDGDIKVSVLQSSVLDSVPAGASVTLQCSVLSESRAADLQVLWFRAAPSQSHPQIIYTHHNSSHQCESSSSTHTCVYSFSKNILSFSDTGTYYCAVAVCGKIIFGNGTTIQMEKPVDSVVICLAVALGLCVVVIFALIFVVTCKRRSCEQRNVRLKQGSVTDKTLNQDGGNVELNYAALHFNERRAKRGRVKKQQPQDIIYSDVRSSAIT, encoded by the exons ATGATGACACTGATGTGGATTACAGTGatgctttttaataaaattg CTA ATTCTGCAGCGATAAATGATATCAATCAGCCGAACCCAATGATCACTGCTGAAGTTGGTGATAACGTGACTTTGCACTGCTTTAGACTGAGAGAGGAAAATACTGAACCCATCGTCTGGTACAAGCAAAAAGTAGGACATGAGCCTTGTGTAATGGTCACAGTTCAACAGGAACCCAATTATGAAGATGAGTTCAAGCCACCAAAATTCAGcatcgagaaaaaaaaagcaagctgcCATTTAAAAATTGCTGATGTGGAGCCGTCAGATGAAGCCATGTATTACTGTGGACTTCGAAAATTTATAATGAGGTTTGGAAAAGGAACATTTTTATCAGTGAAAG GAGATGGAGATATAAAAGTGTCAGTGTTGCAGAGCAGCGTGTTGGACTCGGTTCCTGCAGGAGCGTCAGTGACTCTGCAGTGCTCGGTTCTCtctgagagcagagcagcagatcTCCAAGTGCTCTGGTTCAGAGCTGCTCCATCACAATCCCATCCtcaaatcatttacactcatcacaacagcagccatcagtgtgagagcagctcttctacacacacctgtgtgtacagCTTCTCCAAGAACATCCTCAGCTTCAGTGATACTGGCACTTACTACTGCGCTGTGGCCGTGTGTGGGAAGATCATTTTTGGAAATGGAACAACAATACAAATGG AGAAACCTGTGGATTCTGTAGTGATCTGCCTCGCTGTAGCTTTGGGACTGTGTGTGGTCGTGATCTTTGCTTTGATCTTTGTCGTAACCTGTAAAAGGAGAAGCTGTGAGCAACGCAATG TGAGACTCAAACAAGGTTCTGTGACAGACAAGACCCTCAATCAG GATGGTGGCAATGTGGAGCTGAATTACGCTGCCTTACATTTCAATGAGAGGAGAGCCAAAAGAGGAAGAGTAAAGAAACAACAACCTCAAGATATTATATATTCTGATGTGCGATCTTCTGCTATAACTTAG
- the LOC117597651 gene encoding uncharacterized protein LOC117597651, which produces MALMWITVMLFNTFADSAQTNSINQPTQMITADVGDNVTLHCFRLQEEITDSFVWYKQKVGHKPCLMVTVQHGLNYEDEFKSPKFSIEKEKKSCHLKIANVEPSDEAMYYCGYINFVTRFTNGTFLSVKGGRDVKVSVLQSSVLDSVPAGASVTLQCSVLSESRAADLQVLWFRAAPPQSHPQIIYTHHNSSHQCQSSSSTHTCVYNFSKNILSLSDTGTYYCAVAVCGKIIFGNGTRVQLESSVDPVVICLAVALVVCVVVIFAQAIIYKGRNCGQHRVRLKQGSVTDKTLNQDCDNVELNYAALHFNERRAKRGRVKKQQPQDIIYSDVRGLSVT; this is translated from the exons ATGGCGCTGATGTGGATTACAGTGAtgctttttaatacatttg CAGATTCTGCACAGACAAACAGCATCAATCAGCCAACCCAAATGATCACTGCTGATGTTGGTGATAACGTGACTCTGCACTGCTTTCGACTGCAAGAGGAAATTACTGATTCCTTCGTTTGGTACAAGCAAAAAGTAGGACACAAGCCGTGTCTAATGGTCACAGTTCAACATGGACTCAATTACGAAGATGAGTTCAAGTCACCAAAATTCAgcattgaaaaagaaaaaaagagctgtCATTTAAAAATTGCTAATGTGGAACCATCAGATGAAGCCATGTATTATTGTGGATATATAAACTTTGTAACAAGGTTTACAAATGGGACATTTTTATCAGTGAAAG GTGGTAGAGATGTAAAAGTGTCAGTGTTACAGAGCAGCGTGTTGGACTCGGTTCCTGCAGGAGCGTCAGTGACTCTGCAGTGCTCGGTTCTCtctgagagcagagcagcagatcTCCAAGTGCTCTGGTTCAGAGCTGCTCCACCACAATCCCATCCtcaaatcatttacactcatcaTAACAGCAGCCATCAGTGTCAGAGCagctcttctacacacacctgtgtgtacaaCTTCTCCAAGAACATCCTCAGCCTCAGTGATACTGGCACTTACTACTGCGCTGTGGCCGTGTGTGGGAAGATCATTTTTGGGAACGGGACACGAGTTCAGTTGG AGAGCTCTGTGGATCCTGTAGTGATCTGCCTTGCTGTAGCTTTggtagtgtgtgtagttgtgatcTTCGCTCAAGCCATAATCTATAAAGGAAGAAATTGTGGACAACACAGGG TGAGACTCAAACAAGGTTCTGTGACAGACAAGACCCTCAATCAG GACTGTGACAATGTGGAGCTGAATTACGCTGCCTTACATTTCAATGAGAGGAGAGCCAAAAGAGGAAGAGTAAAGAAACAACAACCTCAAGATATTATATATTCTGATGTGCGAGGTCTTTCTGTAACTTAG
- the LOC113547191 gene encoding uncharacterized protein LOC113547191 encodes MLYRDLRLKVMALMWITVMLFNKIDSAQTNYVNQPNPIITAEVGDKVTLHCFRMQVESSGVIVWYKQKVGQEPCVMVTVQQEPSYEDEFKPPKFSIENEKMSCHLKIANVEPSDEAMYYCGFITFSTTFGKGTFLSVKGDEQVEVSVLQNSMMNSVPAGASVTLQCSVLSESRAADLQVLWFRAAPSQSHPQIIYTHHNSSHQYESGSSTHTCVYNFSKNILSLNDTGTYYCAVAVCGKIIFGNGTRVQLERSVESVVICLAVALGLCVVVIFALIFVLTYKRRNYEQRRVKLKQGSVTDKTLNQDCDNVELNYAALHFNERRAKRGKVKKQQPQDIIYSDVRGPSVT; translated from the exons ATGCTATATAGAGACCTCAGACTGAAGGTGATGGCACTGATGTGGATTACAGTGatgctttttaataaaattg ATTCTGCACAGACAAATTATGTCAATCAGCCAAATCCAATAATCACTGCTGAAGTTGGTGATAAAGTGACTCTGCACTGCTTTCGAATGCAAGTGGAAAGCTCTGGAGTCATCGTCTGGTACAAGCAAAAAGTAGGACAAGAGCCTTGTGTAATGGTCACAGTTCAGCAGGAACCCAGTTATGAAGATGAGTTCAAGCCACCAAAATTCAGCATTGAGAATGAAAAAATGAGCTGCCATTTAAAAATTGCTAATGTGGAGCCATCAGATGAAGCCATGTATTACTGTGGATTTATAACATTTTCAACAACATTTGGAAAAGGAACATTTTTATCAGTGAAAG GTGATGAACAAGTAGAAGTCTCTGTGTTGCAGAACAGCATGATGAACTCGGTTCCTGCAGGAGCGTCAGTGACTCTGCAGTGCTCGGTTCTGtctgagagcagagcagcagatcTCCAAGTGCTCTGGTTCAGAGCTGCTCCATCACAATCCCATCCAcaaatcatttacactcatcacaacagCAGCCATCAGTATGAGAGCGgctcttctacacacacctgtgtgtacaaCTTCTCCAAGAACATCCTCAGCCTCAACGATACTGGCACTTACTACTGCGCTGTGGCCGTGTGTGGGAAGATTATTTTTGGGAACGGGACACGAGTACAGTTGG agagaTCTGTGGAATCTGTAGTGATCTGCCTCGCTGTAGCTTTGGGACTGTGTGTGGTCGTGATCTTTGCTTTGATCTTTGTCCTAACCTATAAAAGAAGAAACTATGAACAACGCAGGG tgaaattaaaacaaGGTTCTGTGACAGACAAGACCCTCAATCAG GACTGTGACAATGTGGAGCTGAATTACGCTGCCTTACATTTCAATGAGAGGAGAGCCAAAAGAggaaaagtaaagaaacaaCAACCTCAAGATATTATATATTCTGATGTGCGAGGTCCTTCTGTAACTTAA